Proteins from one Acidiphilium multivorum AIU301 genomic window:
- a CDS encoding DoxX family protein, with protein sequence MDSTIDTRTAGYGALLLRLTLGFLFFAHDWLKYAIFTPAGTEHFFASLGLPGWFGLFVMLWELAAGIALVLGIWARLAALLIVPDLIGAIALVHIHNGFYFTAKGGGWEYPAFWAIALVVLALIGDGPYALVPTPFGRRTA encoded by the coding sequence ATGGACTCGACAATCGACACCCGAACCGCCGGCTACGGCGCCCTGCTGCTCCGGCTAACTCTGGGCTTCCTGTTCTTCGCCCATGACTGGCTGAAATACGCCATCTTCACCCCTGCCGGGACGGAACATTTCTTCGCCAGCCTCGGTCTGCCGGGCTGGTTCGGCCTGTTCGTCATGCTGTGGGAACTGGCGGCCGGCATCGCGCTGGTGCTCGGGATATGGGCGCGGCTCGCCGCGCTACTGATCGTGCCGGACCTGATCGGCGCCATCGCGCTGGTGCATATCCATAACGGGTTCTATTTCACGGCGAAAGGCGGCGGATGGGAATATCCCGCGTTCTGGGCCATCGCCCTCGTGGTGCTCGCCCTGATCGGCGATGGTCCTTATGCCCTCGTCCCCACACCGTTCGGCCGGAGGACCGCGTGA
- a CDS encoding ABC transporter ATP-binding protein produces the protein MDQQTAPGILLDVRNCRQSYPKEANSELVVLDDVNVTLREGEIVGLLGRSGSGKSTLLRIIAGLLRPTRGDVSWKGAPVRGPVRGVAMVFQSFALFPWLTVQENVELGLEAQGVARREREERAEEAIDLIGLGGYDGAYPKELSGGMRQRVGLARALVTHPDLLLMDEPFSALDVLTAETLRTDLIDLWSEGKLPVKSILIVTHNIEEAVLMCDRILVFSSDPGRVAHELRVPFPHPRNRLDPAFRKMVDDIYAVMTRRKSPADLKAEAAHPATGFATPLHPIGTNLMSGLMETLAAPPYDGRADLPALASVLQYEADELLPLGETLQLLRFAELEDGDIRLTEQGRTFVNADTEERKKIFAAAALANVKLVAAIRQVIDERWNHRASAVRFRDELEDHMSPERAEETLRTAISWGRYAEIYSYDEEAQQFSLEDIEEE, from the coding sequence ATGGACCAGCAAACCGCGCCCGGCATCCTGCTCGATGTCCGCAACTGCCGGCAATCCTATCCGAAGGAAGCCAACAGCGAACTGGTCGTGCTCGACGACGTCAACGTGACGCTGCGCGAGGGCGAGATCGTCGGCCTGCTCGGTCGCTCCGGCTCGGGCAAATCGACGCTGCTGCGGATCATCGCCGGCCTGCTGCGCCCGACCCGCGGCGATGTGTCGTGGAAGGGTGCGCCGGTGCGCGGCCCGGTACGCGGCGTCGCCATGGTGTTCCAGAGTTTTGCTCTGTTTCCGTGGCTCACGGTGCAGGAAAATGTCGAGCTCGGGCTGGAGGCGCAGGGTGTCGCCCGGCGCGAGCGCGAGGAGCGCGCCGAGGAGGCGATCGACCTGATCGGCCTCGGCGGTTATGACGGCGCCTACCCCAAGGAACTCTCGGGCGGCATGCGCCAGCGCGTCGGCCTCGCCCGCGCGCTGGTCACCCATCCCGACCTGCTGCTGATGGACGAGCCGTTCTCGGCGCTGGACGTGCTGACCGCCGAAACCCTGCGCACCGACCTGATCGACCTCTGGTCGGAGGGCAAGCTTCCGGTCAAGTCGATCCTCATCGTAACTCACAATATCGAGGAAGCGGTATTGATGTGCGACCGCATCCTCGTCTTCTCGTCCGATCCCGGGCGGGTCGCGCACGAATTGCGCGTTCCCTTTCCACACCCGCGCAACCGGCTCGATCCGGCCTTCCGCAAGATGGTGGACGACATCTACGCGGTGATGACGCGGCGCAAGTCGCCGGCGGACCTGAAGGCCGAGGCCGCCCACCCGGCGACCGGCTTTGCCACGCCGCTCCACCCGATCGGCACCAACCTGATGTCCGGCCTGATGGAAACGCTCGCCGCCCCGCCATATGACGGCCGCGCCGACCTGCCGGCCCTCGCCTCCGTGCTGCAATACGAGGCTGACGAATTGTTGCCACTCGGCGAAACCCTGCAACTGCTGCGCTTCGCCGAACTTGAGGATGGCGATATCCGCCTGACCGAGCAGGGCCGGACCTTCGTGAATGCCGATACCGAGGAGCGCAAGAAGATCTTCGCCGCCGCCGCCCTCGCCAACGTGAAGCTGGTCGCCGCGATCCGCCAGGTGATCGACGAACGCTGGAACCATCGCGCCTCCGCCGTCCGCTTCCGCGACGAACTGGAAGATCACATGTCGCCCGAACGCGCCGAGGAAACGCTGCGCACCGCGATCTCCTGGGGCCGCTACGCCGAGATCTATTCCTACGACGAGGAAGCCCAGCAGTTCAGCCTCGAGGATATCGAGGAAGAATAG
- a CDS encoding ABC transporter permease, with amino-acid sequence MTRPVPPALVHGRRLPNTWDVAAMALVFALLIGVAHVAQGTMAPLARMKSGHIHLNPAWLPGYALRTTLRMFAALLVSLGFTFTVATLAAKSRRAAIIIIPILDILQSIPILGFISFTVLFFLHLFPGQELGAELAVVFVIFTSQAWNMAFSFYQSLTTEPADLVEACRSFGLTPWQRFWRLDVPFAVPGLVWNTMLSMSGGWFFVVASEAITVGHTTFTLPGIGSYVAVALQHRDFAAIVYALLAMLVVILLYDQLLFRPLVAWSGKFRFETVPSAGETEPWVLRLLRRTFLLRAAGDWLSDQFAHVVRLRLGRADRKFGSAGLDRATGRIGDAAFYAVVIIAAGAAAAQVVEFCARTMYWSDLAQCVVLAFYTLARVIAALVISCVIWVPVGVWVGFRPWATRLVQPAAQFLAAFPANLVFPVVVAGIVHFRLTPNIWLTPLMILGTQWYVLFNVVAGAAALPGDLKEAASNFRLSGLLWWRRLIIPGILPYFVTGALTATGAAWNASIVAEVASWGHTTLVARGLGAYIAQATMAGNTSRIVLGVAVMAAFVLGFNRLVWRPLYAYASRRTNFG; translated from the coding sequence ATGACCAGACCAGTCCCGCCCGCCCTTGTTCATGGCCGCCGGCTGCCCAATACGTGGGACGTCGCGGCGATGGCTCTCGTCTTCGCCCTGCTGATCGGGGTGGCGCACGTCGCGCAGGGCACGATGGCGCCCCTCGCGCGGATGAAATCGGGCCATATCCACCTGAATCCGGCGTGGCTGCCCGGCTACGCATTGCGCACGACGTTGCGCATGTTCGCGGCCCTGCTCGTCTCGCTCGGCTTCACCTTCACGGTCGCGACACTGGCCGCGAAGAGCCGGCGCGCCGCAATCATCATCATCCCGATCCTCGACATCCTGCAATCGATCCCGATTCTCGGCTTCATTTCCTTCACCGTGCTGTTTTTCCTGCATCTTTTCCCGGGACAGGAACTCGGCGCGGAACTCGCGGTGGTGTTCGTCATCTTCACCAGCCAGGCCTGGAACATGGCCTTCAGCTTCTATCAGTCGCTGACCACCGAACCGGCGGATCTGGTCGAGGCCTGCCGCAGCTTCGGCCTGACACCCTGGCAACGCTTCTGGCGACTCGACGTGCCGTTCGCCGTGCCGGGCCTCGTGTGGAACACTATGCTATCGATGTCCGGCGGCTGGTTCTTCGTGGTCGCGTCTGAGGCGATCACGGTCGGTCACACCACCTTCACCTTGCCGGGGATCGGCTCCTACGTTGCGGTCGCGCTGCAGCACCGCGATTTCGCTGCCATCGTCTATGCGCTGCTGGCCATGCTGGTGGTAATCCTGCTCTACGACCAGTTGCTGTTCCGCCCTCTTGTTGCCTGGTCGGGCAAATTCCGGTTCGAAACCGTGCCCTCCGCCGGCGAGACGGAACCCTGGGTCCTCCGCCTGCTGCGCCGGACCTTTCTTCTCCGCGCCGCAGGGGACTGGCTGAGCGACCAGTTTGCCCACGTCGTCCGCCTGCGCCTCGGCAGGGCCGACCGGAAGTTCGGGTCCGCCGGCCTCGACCGCGCCACCGGACGGATCGGCGACGCCGCCTTTTATGCGGTCGTGATCATCGCGGCCGGCGCCGCTGCCGCACAAGTGGTCGAGTTCTGCGCGCGCACGATGTACTGGAGCGATCTTGCCCAGTGCGTCGTGCTCGCCTTCTACACCCTTGCCCGCGTCATCGCGGCTTTGGTGATCTCCTGCGTGATCTGGGTGCCCGTCGGCGTCTGGGTCGGGTTCAGGCCGTGGGCAACGCGACTGGTTCAGCCAGCCGCGCAGTTCCTCGCCGCCTTCCCCGCCAACCTCGTCTTCCCCGTGGTGGTTGCCGGAATCGTGCATTTCCGCCTCACGCCAAACATCTGGCTGACACCGCTGATGATCCTCGGCACACAGTGGTACGTCCTGTTCAACGTCGTCGCGGGCGCCGCCGCGCTGCCAGGCGACCTGAAGGAAGCGGCTTCGAATTTCCGCCTGAGCGGGCTTCTCTGGTGGCGCCGGCTCATCATCCCCGGCATCCTGCCCTATTTCGTTACCGGCGCACTCACCGCGACCGGCGCGGCATGGAATGCCTCGATCGTTGCCGAGGTCGCCTCATGGGGCCATACCACGCTGGTCGCGCGTGGGCTCGGCGCCTATATCGCGCAGGCGACCATGGCCGGGAACACCAGCCGCATCGTGCTCGGCGTGGCCGTGATGGCGGCTTTCGTGCTCGGCTTCAACCGGCTGGTCTGGCGCCCCCTCTACGCCTATGCCAGCCGGCGCACCAATTTCGGATAA
- a CDS encoding class II fumarate hydratase, with protein MSTGAERLRDVPVGIDATGTRTEHDSMGTIEVPADRYWGAQTQRSLRHFAIGERMPTALYRAYALVKKAAAEVNAELGALPGWKVAAIVRAAEEAMAGALDDHFPLHVYQTGSGTQSNMNLNEVLAARANQLLGAEPGARAPIHPNDDVNRSQSSNDTFPAAMHVATLAALDEDLIPAIDALAGAIEAKAFAWMDIPKTGRTHLQDAVPLTVGQEWSGYAHQLSDALARVGASRGGLLELAAGGTAVGTGLAAPAGFGRAIAARIAAITGKPFVTAPNKFAAQASLDAMVATMAALRGLAVALMKIANDMRWLASGPRCGIGELLLPENEPGSSIMPGKVNPTQCEALVMVCIQTIGDDAAVAFAGSQGNFELNAMRPLIINNVLRTCRTMTEACTAFRRFSVEGTALNRARIDEQLGRSLMLVTALSPEIGYDRAAAIAHHAAEHGLTLREAATGYGGVDPATFDRLCDPAKLVGSGLAGA; from the coding sequence ATGAGCACCGGAGCAGAAAGACTGCGTGACGTGCCGGTCGGCATCGATGCGACCGGCACCCGCACCGAGCATGATTCGATGGGCACGATCGAGGTGCCGGCGGATCGCTACTGGGGAGCCCAGACCCAACGCAGCCTGCGCCATTTCGCCATCGGCGAACGGATGCCGACGGCGCTCTACCGCGCCTATGCGCTGGTCAAGAAGGCGGCGGCAGAGGTGAATGCCGAGCTTGGCGCGCTGCCCGGCTGGAAGGTGGCGGCGATCGTCCGCGCCGCCGAAGAGGCGATGGCGGGCGCACTCGACGATCATTTCCCGCTGCATGTCTACCAGACCGGCTCGGGCACGCAGTCCAACATGAACCTCAACGAGGTGCTGGCCGCGCGGGCGAACCAGCTGCTCGGCGCCGAACCCGGCGCTCGAGCGCCGATCCATCCGAATGACGACGTCAACCGCTCGCAATCCTCCAATGATACCTTTCCCGCGGCGATGCATGTCGCGACCCTCGCGGCGCTGGACGAGGATCTCATTCCCGCCATCGACGCGCTCGCCGGCGCCATCGAGGCGAAGGCCTTCGCGTGGATGGACATCCCCAAGACCGGCCGGACCCATCTGCAGGACGCGGTGCCGCTCACCGTGGGCCAGGAATGGTCGGGCTATGCGCACCAGCTTAGCGATGCGCTGGCGCGGGTCGGGGCATCGCGCGGCGGGCTGCTCGAACTCGCCGCCGGCGGCACCGCGGTCGGCACCGGCCTCGCCGCCCCCGCCGGCTTCGGCCGGGCGATCGCCGCACGAATCGCCGCGATCACCGGCAAGCCATTCGTTACCGCCCCGAACAAGTTCGCCGCGCAAGCCTCGCTCGATGCGATGGTCGCGACGATGGCCGCCCTGCGCGGCCTCGCCGTAGCACTGATGAAAATCGCCAACGACATGCGCTGGCTCGCCTCCGGCCCCCGCTGCGGCATCGGCGAACTCCTGCTCCCCGAGAACGAGCCAGGCTCCTCAATCATGCCCGGCAAGGTGAACCCGACCCAGTGCGAGGCGCTGGTGATGGTCTGCATCCAGACGATCGGCGATGACGCGGCGGTTGCCTTCGCCGGCAGCCAGGGCAATTTCGAGCTGAACGCGATGCGGCCGCTGATCATCAACAACGTGCTCCGCACCTGCCGGACCATGACGGAAGCCTGCACCGCCTTCCGCCGGTTTTCGGTGGAGGGGACCGCGCTGAACCGTGCGCGGATCGACGAACAGCTCGGCCGCTCGCTCATGCTGGTCACCGCGCTGAGCCCGGAAATCGGCTATGATCGCGCCGCCGCGATCGCTCATCACGCGGCGGAACACGGCCTGACGCTGCGCGAAGCGGCAACCGGCTATGGCGGCGTCGACCCCGCGACGTTCGACCGGCTCTGCGACCCGGCAAAACTCGTGGGCTCAGGACTGGCGGGCGCCTGA
- a CDS encoding LysR family transcriptional regulator produces MDWDDLRSFLAIAREGTLSAAARRLGVRQSTMGRRLAALEARAGVRLLERTPRGFRLTAAGEAARAEVERMETAALAAERAVSGRDVRLEGTVRLTTVSDFAPSVLMPALADLADRYPGIVVELIADDRTLSLAAREADLALRLARPRGQSLRGRRIGTVSFGLYASETYLAARSVPAWPGSQGEGHRLILSRDETGAYPELDALAAMAPKAAVALRTDSRVSQLAAARAGLGIAVLGHHVAAGAGLTRIDSPPLPEREIWLVQHEDTRDVPRIRAVADALAARMRAAEPVFAGLDQAPASPEPTSFAGSQSRSNVAGSTPP; encoded by the coding sequence ATGGATTGGGACGATCTGCGCAGCTTTCTCGCCATAGCCCGCGAGGGCACGCTGTCGGCGGCGGCGCGGCGGCTGGGCGTACGGCAATCGACGATGGGACGGCGGCTCGCGGCGCTGGAGGCGCGGGCCGGTGTGCGGCTGCTGGAACGCACGCCGCGCGGCTTCCGGCTGACCGCCGCCGGTGAGGCGGCGCGCGCCGAGGTGGAGCGGATGGAGACGGCGGCGCTGGCGGCCGAGCGGGCGGTGAGCGGGCGGGATGTGCGGCTGGAAGGCACCGTGCGCCTGACGACGGTGAGCGATTTTGCGCCCTCCGTGCTGATGCCCGCCTTGGCCGATCTTGCCGACCGCTATCCGGGCATCGTGGTGGAACTGATCGCCGATGACCGTACCCTCTCGCTCGCTGCGCGCGAGGCTGATCTCGCCCTCCGTCTCGCGCGGCCGCGTGGGCAGTCGTTGCGGGGGCGGCGAATCGGCACGGTATCGTTCGGCCTATATGCGAGCGAAACCTATCTTGCCGCGCGCAGCGTGCCGGCCTGGCCTGGCAGCCAGGGCGAGGGCCACCGGCTCATCCTGTCGCGCGACGAGACCGGCGCCTATCCGGAGCTCGACGCGCTGGCGGCGATGGCGCCGAAGGCGGCTGTCGCCCTCAGGACCGACAGCCGGGTAAGCCAGCTCGCCGCCGCCCGCGCCGGGCTGGGCATCGCCGTGCTCGGGCACCACGTCGCCGCCGGCGCGGGGTTGACGCGGATCGATTCACCGCCGCTGCCGGAGCGGGAAATCTGGCTGGTGCAGCACGAGGATACGCGCGACGTGCCGCGCATCCGCGCCGTTGCCGATGCGCTGGCGGCCAGGATGCGCGCGGCGGAGCCTGTCTTTGCCGGGCTGGATCAGGCGCCCGCCAGTCCTGAGCCCACGAGTTTTGCCGGGTCGCAGAGCCGGTCGAACGTCGCGGGGTCGACGCCGCCATAG